A single region of the Curtobacterium sp. MCJR17_020 genome encodes:
- a CDS encoding winged helix-turn-helix domain-containing protein — protein MSDGDVTPASPGAFCLVLPGPRRVGGFLQQRVEQLIRDAIADGVLLEGDQLPPYRVAAVTSGLSIHTILNAYRALIADGVVRSVPGDGYFIAGPVRYRDFFTPPNERPPV, from the coding sequence ATGAGTGATGGTGACGTGACGCCGGCATCGCCTGGCGCGTTCTGCCTAGTACTACCGGGCCCGCGTCGAGTGGGAGGGTTCCTGCAGCAGCGGGTCGAGCAGCTCATCCGAGACGCCATCGCCGATGGTGTCCTTCTGGAGGGTGATCAGTTGCCGCCGTACCGGGTCGCTGCGGTGACGTCTGGGTTGAGCATTCACACGATCCTGAACGCGTATCGGGCACTGATCGCCGACGGTGTGGTGCGGTCGGTGCCCGGTGACGGCTACTTCATCGCCGGCCCTGTTCGTTACCGCGACTTCTTTACCCCACCGAACGAGCGACCGCCGGTGTGA
- a CDS encoding DUF4383 domain-containing protein has protein sequence MTSNAAAPRTGFAATLTQKGALLFGVVFLIVGIAGFIPGLTMDMGSMSMAGHGSMALLLGLFQVSVLHNIVHLLFGIVGVAAARSAGGARLYLLVGGIIYAVLFIYGLFTSSMTGAANFVPLNSADNVLHAFLAVAMIILGIVLPRASARGRA, from the coding sequence ATGACCAGCAACGCAGCAGCTCCGCGCACCGGCTTCGCCGCCACCCTCACCCAGAAGGGCGCCCTGCTGTTCGGCGTCGTCTTCCTGATCGTCGGTATCGCCGGCTTCATCCCCGGACTCACCATGGACATGGGGTCCATGTCCATGGCCGGTCACGGATCCATGGCCCTGCTCCTGGGCCTGTTCCAGGTATCCGTCCTGCACAACATCGTCCACTTGCTCTTCGGCATCGTCGGCGTTGCCGCAGCCCGTTCTGCCGGTGGCGCACGGCTCTACCTGCTGGTCGGCGGCATCATCTACGCGGTGCTGTTCATCTACGGCCTCTTCACTTCCAGCATGACCGGCGCTGCGAACTTCGTTCCGCTCAACAGCGCCGACAACGTGCTCCACGCCTTCCTCGCTGTCGCGATGATCATCCTCGGCATCGTCCTGCCCCGAGCCAGCGCACGCGGACGAGCTTGA
- a CDS encoding PP2C family protein-serine/threonine phosphatase, translating to MTTGMHAPAAAGDDEHGMSGAYWVDAVARAMRPAPAVLDEYTIATTARSARGISGDLSDVAVDEKRGYATITVGDVMGKGLASGVLAANLLGSLEVFRQEPPGEAVDAAETATRDHFERASAFATLFHARLRFRDGRIEFVDAGHGLTAHAHTSGAVERIPSADFPIGLQPAGMPRLPRILHLAPGELLLIVSDGLFELPGATIDTLTQLATNLRTAPDLQLALSAFMKAAGPNLDDDTTLTAIRRHP from the coding sequence ATGACGACTGGAATGCACGCCCCGGCCGCTGCAGGCGACGACGAGCATGGCATGTCCGGCGCCTACTGGGTTGACGCGGTCGCGCGGGCGATGCGGCCTGCTCCCGCCGTTCTCGACGAGTACACGATCGCGACCACGGCACGGTCCGCACGCGGAATCTCCGGAGACCTGTCTGACGTTGCCGTGGACGAGAAGCGTGGGTATGCCACCATCACGGTGGGCGACGTCATGGGCAAAGGCCTCGCCTCAGGGGTGCTCGCTGCGAACCTCCTCGGCAGCCTCGAGGTGTTCCGCCAGGAACCACCCGGCGAAGCCGTCGACGCTGCGGAGACCGCGACCCGGGACCACTTCGAACGCGCATCCGCGTTCGCGACCTTGTTCCATGCCCGGCTGCGATTCCGGGATGGACGGATCGAGTTCGTCGACGCGGGCCACGGCCTCACCGCGCACGCCCACACATCCGGTGCCGTTGAACGGATCCCATCGGCGGACTTCCCGATCGGCCTGCAACCCGCCGGAATGCCCCGGCTACCCCGGATCCTGCATCTTGCACCGGGCGAGCTGCTCCTGATTGTCAGCGATGGGCTGTTCGAGCTCCCCGGCGCGACCATCGACACCCTCACGCAGCTCGCCACCAACCTGCGAACCGCCCCGGACTTGCAACTCGCGCTCAGCGCGTTCATGAAAGCTGCCGGCCCGAACCTCGACGACGACACCACCCTCACCGCGATCCGCCGCCACCCCTGA
- a CDS encoding MarR family transcriptional regulator encodes MRTGRRYAAGSCRLEGLMGEDGVHVPAGVLLLESVNRLRVAETMLQNRARARMGLKANDFQTVQFLAAREAGGFPARAADLAEALGVSSAAATMTIDRLAARDFAVREPDPDDRRSRIVRLTPDGQRSLVEAYEGLPAAVQELLDAVPAAEAQRIAELAAAVQQVVDRTATHTSTSAQ; translated from the coding sequence ATGCGGACGGGCCGCCGCTATGCGGCCGGCAGCTGCAGGTTGGAGGGCCTGATGGGTGAGGACGGTGTGCACGTTCCGGCAGGGGTGCTGCTACTGGAATCAGTGAACCGGCTTCGCGTCGCGGAGACGATGCTCCAGAACCGTGCACGCGCTCGGATGGGCCTGAAGGCAAATGATTTCCAGACGGTGCAGTTCCTCGCCGCGCGAGAAGCCGGCGGCTTCCCCGCGCGCGCAGCAGACCTCGCGGAGGCGCTCGGTGTCAGCAGTGCGGCGGCGACGATGACGATCGACCGGCTCGCTGCACGTGACTTCGCAGTGCGTGAACCCGACCCAGACGACCGTCGATCCCGCATCGTGCGGCTCACCCCGGACGGACAACGCAGCCTCGTCGAGGCGTACGAAGGGCTACCCGCAGCCGTGCAGGAGCTGCTCGACGCGGTGCCGGCCGCGGAAGCCCAGCGGATCGCTGAGCTCGCTGCCGCCGTGCAGCAGGTTGTCGACCGCACCGCGACACACACCAGCACCTCGGCGCAGTAA
- a CDS encoding helix-turn-helix domain-containing protein, whose translation MSTSSDELAAVGIDVGAQKPAVARALECIGSRYRGRLTAPEIAAASGYSKRGLQEAFQRDLGMPPSLVVRVLRLHRARQMILANPYQPVGTAAAASGIAHFGRFSAYYRGQYGETPSETAHAARARLPA comes from the coding sequence ATGTCGACGTCGTCGGACGAGCTTGCAGCGGTCGGGATCGATGTTGGCGCGCAGAAGCCGGCGGTGGCTCGGGCGTTGGAATGTATCGGGTCGCGGTATCGGGGGCGGCTGACAGCGCCGGAGATCGCGGCGGCGAGCGGCTACAGCAAACGGGGCCTGCAGGAAGCGTTCCAGCGGGATCTGGGGATGCCGCCCTCCCTTGTAGTCCGGGTGCTGCGGTTGCATCGGGCACGACAGATGATCCTCGCGAACCCGTATCAGCCGGTCGGAACGGCTGCGGCGGCGAGTGGGATTGCGCACTTCGGCCGGTTCTCCGCCTACTACCGGGGCCAGTACGGTGAGACACCGTCCGAGACCGCACACGCCGCCCGCGCCCGATTGCCGGCTTGA
- a CDS encoding cupin domain-containing protein: MTESPITRSTLLDQAIGGSIDVSHVEVRRISIAAGTTGGAHVHNGPVFGTIEKGSVTFQIGDEAETTLRAGDVFYEPAEVVISKFDTTSEDVVFLGYFLLVECGRC, encoded by the coding sequence ATGACTGAATCGCCCATCACTCGATCGACTCTTCTCGACCAGGCTATCGGCGGCAGCATAGACGTGTCGCACGTCGAGGTGCGCCGAATCTCGATCGCGGCTGGCACGACGGGTGGCGCCCATGTTCACAATGGCCCTGTGTTCGGTACCATCGAGAAGGGGTCGGTCACTTTCCAAATCGGCGACGAGGCAGAGACCACTCTCCGCGCGGGTGATGTCTTCTACGAGCCGGCGGAGGTCGTCATCTCCAAGTTCGACACGACGAGCGAGGACGTCGTGTTCCTCGGCTACTTCCTCCTCGTGGAATGCGGACGTTGCTGA
- a CDS encoding helicase associated domain-containing protein has product MDVLAVRWESMFAALVSFRDEYGHVDIPRSFCRGARASLGAWVHRQRSLAAAGKLPADRRERLEAVGMRWSLSERTTGIAAFQCTEGHGLVPHVFTTADGFPLGTWVQSRRRQWANDPVNTVRLWPELVDLGFVWQVRDRDAAWDAGVAALMQYSRDHGDLAVPHWFTTADGLQLGRWVDSRRVEYRTGALLAARVEQLERIGMVWRLRLPADDPARQRREDVHFAQMLRRVQAWSTQRAGQLPAARVVDSDGIAIGRWLIRQRQLHRDHRLATDRVTQLNAWNRAWSCPPGSTST; this is encoded by the coding sequence GTGGACGTGCTGGCGGTGCGGTGGGAGAGCATGTTCGCGGCGCTGGTGTCGTTCCGTGATGAGTACGGGCACGTCGACATCCCACGGTCGTTCTGCCGCGGCGCGAGAGCGTCTCTAGGAGCGTGGGTTCATCGGCAGCGGTCGTTGGCGGCCGCGGGCAAATTGCCGGCGGACCGGCGAGAACGACTCGAGGCAGTTGGAATGCGCTGGTCGTTGTCGGAACGCACCACTGGCATCGCGGCATTCCAGTGCACAGAGGGACATGGGTTGGTCCCGCACGTTTTCACGACCGCGGACGGGTTCCCATTAGGGACGTGGGTGCAGTCCCGACGTCGGCAATGGGCGAACGATCCGGTGAACACGGTTCGGTTGTGGCCGGAGTTGGTGGATCTCGGCTTCGTTTGGCAGGTGCGTGACCGCGACGCCGCTTGGGATGCCGGCGTTGCAGCGTTGATGCAGTACAGCCGTGATCACGGGGACCTGGCGGTGCCGCACTGGTTCACAACCGCGGACGGATTGCAGCTGGGGCGGTGGGTGGACTCCCGCCGCGTCGAATACCGCACGGGTGCGCTGCTGGCGGCCCGGGTGGAGCAGCTCGAACGAATCGGGATGGTATGGCGGCTCCGCCTCCCGGCAGATGACCCCGCGCGGCAGCGCCGCGAGGACGTGCACTTCGCCCAGATGCTGCGCCGTGTCCAGGCCTGGTCAACGCAGCGCGCGGGACAGCTGCCCGCTGCGCGCGTTGTCGATAGTGACGGGATTGCGATCGGGCGGTGGCTGATCCGTCAGCGTCAACTTCACCGGGACCACCGGCTCGCTACCGACCGGGTCACGCAGCTCAACGCATGGAATCGCGCGTGGAGCTGCCCGCCAGGGAGCACATCGACATAA
- a CDS encoding G5 domain-containing protein, which produces MPSHHPSSHRPIGTSRRKLPTTTWVGIIGTSILSLIALASGGVWSTLLMIALVVLITAVYGLLFRRTTWLRLPRKRSAAALGAGLAFVVLLGSGSAFGAAHPSSATPDQPAAIAASPTPTKTPHAAAATHTPTPTPTPTPTPTVTTKLVTETARIPFESTTVEDDTLPQGTTTVTTAGVRGVQTTTYRVTITDGKETGRQQVRQEVTTPPVAQVTSVGTYVAPAPAPAPAVPDGGGATALCVDGSLSYAAHHQGACSHHGGVAQFYK; this is translated from the coding sequence ATGCCTTCGCACCACCCGAGCAGCCACCGCCCGATCGGCACCAGCCGCAGGAAGCTCCCCACCACGACGTGGGTCGGGATCATTGGCACTTCGATCCTGTCGCTGATCGCCCTCGCTTCGGGCGGTGTGTGGTCGACGCTGCTGATGATCGCCCTCGTGGTCCTCATCACTGCCGTCTACGGTCTGCTGTTCCGTCGTACCACCTGGCTCAGGCTCCCCCGGAAGCGTTCCGCAGCGGCGCTCGGAGCAGGGCTGGCTTTCGTTGTGCTCCTCGGCTCCGGATCAGCCTTCGGAGCCGCGCACCCGTCGAGTGCCACACCCGACCAACCGGCAGCGATCGCCGCCTCCCCAACCCCCACCAAGACACCACACGCTGCAGCAGCAACCCACACACCGACACCGACACCGACACCGACACCGACACCGACGGTAACGACGAAGCTCGTCACTGAAACCGCCAGAATTCCATTCGAGTCCACGACCGTTGAAGACGACACTCTCCCCCAGGGCACGACCACCGTGACGACCGCAGGCGTCCGCGGTGTCCAGACCACGACGTACCGCGTCACGATCACCGACGGCAAAGAGACCGGACGCCAACAAGTTCGCCAGGAAGTCACCACCCCACCAGTGGCGCAGGTCACAAGCGTCGGCACATACGTCGCACCAGCCCCGGCGCCGGCACCGGCCGTGCCCGACGGGGGCGGCGCAACCGCTCTCTGTGTTGACGGGTCTCTCTCGTACGCTGCTCACCACCAGGGCGCATGCTCGCACCATGGCGGCGTAGCCCAGTTCTACAAGTGA
- a CDS encoding BLUF domain-containing protein: MARPVTDEELAEILVIAREKNLQLGITGILAHQGSNCLGIIEGDDDVVRERFAGIRQDPRHINVREVAADQISERAFPEWSMAFQPADPLIRDIPGFLDLFSDHPAAVPGGSGGSRAKALLEWFRKHPLAPLTDQGVGNTIEPRLQIISATIMVLHDVGVERADMDQIADTAGISVDALRQHFPTRQSLLTATVDRWSSTLSRPLLPIAEQYGAVAYLHALIVAYAEEPALMRLLASTLAASSDPANEGADYYRTLYLRFRQTIRTALEHDIRTGREPNTMEPARATEQLLALYDGLRVQALLVPGFDIIEAFDRAASRMRRGWSEDYRRTDLFEIPLDRTREHTAHPNLFGSQ, from the coding sequence ATGGCCCGCCCGGTCACGGACGAGGAGCTCGCAGAGATCCTCGTGATCGCCCGGGAGAAAAACCTGCAGCTCGGGATCACCGGAATCCTGGCCCATCAGGGCAGCAACTGCCTCGGCATCATCGAAGGCGACGACGACGTCGTCCGGGAGCGGTTCGCCGGAATCCGGCAAGACCCACGCCACATCAACGTCCGCGAAGTCGCCGCCGACCAGATCAGTGAACGGGCGTTCCCCGAGTGGTCGATGGCGTTCCAACCCGCCGACCCCCTCATCCGAGACATCCCGGGTTTCCTCGACCTGTTCTCCGACCACCCGGCTGCCGTCCCCGGCGGCAGTGGCGGTTCGCGGGCGAAGGCGCTGCTGGAGTGGTTCCGGAAGCACCCACTCGCACCCCTGACCGACCAAGGCGTCGGCAACACGATCGAGCCGCGTCTGCAGATCATCAGCGCCACGATCATGGTGCTGCACGATGTCGGCGTGGAACGGGCCGACATGGACCAGATCGCCGACACCGCAGGGATCAGCGTCGACGCACTCCGACAGCACTTCCCGACTCGGCAGAGCCTGCTGACCGCCACCGTCGACCGGTGGTCCAGCACCCTGTCTCGGCCCTTGCTGCCCATCGCCGAGCAGTACGGCGCGGTCGCATACCTGCACGCGCTCATCGTCGCGTACGCGGAAGAACCCGCACTGATGCGGCTGCTCGCATCAACCCTCGCAGCAAGCTCCGACCCAGCAAACGAGGGTGCGGACTACTACCGCACCCTGTACTTGCGGTTCCGGCAGACCATCCGCACCGCCCTCGAGCACGACATCCGTACTGGTCGAGAACCGAACACGATGGAGCCCGCCCGCGCCACGGAACAGCTCCTCGCCCTCTACGACGGCCTCCGCGTGCAAGCGCTCCTCGTGCCCGGATTCGACATCATCGAAGCCTTCGACCGTGCAGCATCACGCATGCGCCGAGGCTGGTCCGAGGACTACCGCCGCACTGACCTCTTCGAGATCCCACTCGACCGCACCCGCGAACACACTGCACACCCCAACCTGTTCGGCTCCCAGTAG
- a CDS encoding DUF2510 domain-containing protein: MALALVILAVVVIVGGGGTAVAVVHARQVAAAEEKAEQKKEAAARTRAEQREAQRAAQEEADEAERSSRAETVKEVEASVKTMAEENVTKGLLDGPILSVSCNPVSGSTDDLTDTTTSFDCFAANTDNADGTQSGYFFNSTVNWDSGEYTYGLGKSAS, from the coding sequence TTGGCGCTGGCGCTCGTCATCCTCGCGGTGGTCGTCATCGTCGGTGGTGGCGGTACGGCGGTAGCGGTGGTTCACGCGCGGCAGGTTGCAGCTGCGGAGGAGAAGGCGGAGCAGAAGAAGGAAGCGGCCGCCCGGACTCGTGCTGAGCAGCGTGAGGCGCAACGAGCAGCGCAGGAAGAGGCCGACGAGGCGGAGCGCTCTTCCCGCGCCGAAACGGTGAAAGAGGTCGAGGCGTCGGTGAAGACCATGGCGGAGGAGAACGTGACGAAGGGTCTGCTCGATGGTCCCATCCTTTCCGTGTCCTGCAATCCAGTCAGCGGCTCCACGGATGACTTGACCGACACCACTACCTCGTTCGACTGTTTCGCTGCGAACACGGACAACGCGGACGGAACCCAGTCGGGGTACTTCTTCAACTCCACCGTCAATTGGGACTCCGGCGAGTACACCTACGGTCTCGGCAAGTCAGCGTCTTAA
- a CDS encoding MarR family transcriptional regulator, translating to MSETPVVPVAALLDAVDRCRYAAARLERTRAAAGHTSITEREALRYLRAASARGEPCTPKQLGEHLGITTPSMTSLLDRLEASGFLTRVPNPTDRRSSYVQLTLAAPDRDDTDPLAAHIAALCAAIPLADAEIITRFLIDLAALHPTTTTRTGTVQETQ from the coding sequence ATGTCGGAGACGCCTGTTGTACCCGTGGCCGCGTTGCTCGATGCGGTTGATCGGTGCCGGTATGCGGCTGCGCGGCTTGAGCGCACTCGGGCGGCCGCAGGACACACGTCGATCACGGAGCGGGAGGCGCTCCGGTACCTCCGGGCTGCGTCGGCGCGGGGTGAGCCGTGCACGCCGAAGCAGCTCGGCGAGCACCTCGGCATCACCACGCCGTCGATGACGAGCCTGCTAGACCGGTTGGAAGCGTCCGGGTTTCTCACGCGAGTGCCGAACCCCACCGATCGACGCTCCAGCTACGTGCAGCTGACTCTGGCTGCACCGGATCGAGACGACACCGACCCACTTGCCGCGCACATCGCCGCCCTCTGCGCCGCTATTCCCCTAGCGGACGCGGAGATCATCACCCGGTTCCTCATCGACCTCGCAGCCCTCCACCCCACCACAACCACCAGAACCGGAACAGTGCAGGAGACACAATGA
- a CDS encoding sigma-70 family RNA polymerase sigma factor: protein MPGTQPTAIDPFTAAYRQHASGLRGFVGTIIIDRHLAEDVVHEAFLEWWQHPARYDPTRATLESWLRTIAHRRAIDRIRSREASRRRDLRLGIRDHHSTDHSLDQFDAHFSRAQLREALSELTVKQRDAVLLRYLGERSTAEVASDLNTTLGTAKTRVRDGLTALRHRLQPQSSTTDHARATSPAH, encoded by the coding sequence ATGCCCGGCACCCAACCAACAGCTATCGACCCGTTCACGGCCGCCTACCGGCAGCACGCGTCCGGGTTGCGCGGTTTCGTGGGAACGATCATCATCGACCGTCACCTCGCCGAAGACGTCGTCCATGAAGCGTTCCTCGAGTGGTGGCAGCACCCGGCCCGGTACGACCCGACTCGCGCCACGCTCGAGTCATGGCTGCGCACAATCGCTCATCGACGAGCCATCGATCGGATCCGCAGCCGTGAAGCGTCCCGCCGCCGGGACTTGCGCCTCGGGATCCGCGATCACCACAGCACCGACCACAGCCTCGACCAGTTCGACGCTCACTTCTCCCGAGCTCAGCTCCGGGAGGCCTTGTCTGAGCTGACCGTCAAGCAACGCGACGCGGTTCTTCTGCGGTACCTCGGAGAACGCAGCACCGCGGAAGTCGCCAGCGACCTCAACACCACGCTCGGCACGGCCAAAACCCGCGTCCGAGACGGGTTGACCGCGCTCCGTCATCGGCTACAACCCCAATCGTCGACCACTGACCACGCGCGCGCCACGTCACCAGCACATTGA
- a CDS encoding aromatic ring-opening dioxygenase LigA yields MTRSRRQHVRTVRNIGTIGILAGGILSTTGAVVWGLISAELTAQKITVAPDSKLLPERPVRGPLTAYAQAEIINTHATAISDGKTFAELPQNDPNRPVIMNASFLRASLFTSVVSFGTAAFAIGLGLVTSLFGIALHRLGK; encoded by the coding sequence ATGACTCGCTCTCGCCGTCAACACGTCCGCACCGTTCGGAACATCGGCACCATCGGTATCCTCGCCGGCGGCATCCTCAGCACCACCGGCGCCGTCGTGTGGGGCCTGATCTCCGCCGAGCTCACCGCGCAGAAGATCACCGTCGCCCCCGACAGCAAGCTCCTCCCCGAACGCCCCGTCCGCGGCCCCCTCACCGCCTACGCGCAAGCCGAGATCATCAACACGCACGCAACCGCGATCAGCGACGGGAAAACCTTCGCCGAACTCCCCCAAAACGACCCGAACCGGCCCGTCATCATGAACGCATCGTTCCTGCGGGCATCCCTGTTCACCTCCGTGGTCTCCTTCGGCACCGCCGCATTCGCCATCGGCCTCGGCCTCGTCACCTCCCTGTTCGGCATCGCCCTCCACCGCCTCGGGAAGTAA
- a CDS encoding PDDEXK nuclease domain-containing protein has translation MSDSLPVVSGYTAALAELKQQVRDARFTAQRRINTELIRLYGGIGATILQRQGDEGWGSNVIGRLATDLRAEFPEMKGFSRANLFYMRRFAGEWPADAVVQQPVGQLPWGHITVLLDRLDDHKLRNWYAAQAATHGWSRNVLEHQIRSDAHTRLQAAPTNFAEVLPPGDSDLAQQITKDPYVLDFLALDGDAKERHLEQALVDRIIDTLRELGEGFAFVGRQVHFDVDGDDFYVDLLFFHVEQLRYVVIELKTGKFKPEFLGQLGFYVALVDDKLRRPQHADTVGLLLVADKNDAVVRYSLAGQQTPIGVASYDLLPPAVRAALPSEVDLAAALTTETDTLEP, from the coding sequence ATGTCTGATTCGTTGCCGGTTGTGTCCGGGTATACGGCTGCTCTTGCCGAGCTGAAGCAGCAAGTGCGCGATGCCCGCTTCACGGCACAGCGCCGCATCAACACGGAACTGATTCGCCTCTACGGGGGGATCGGCGCGACCATCCTGCAGCGCCAAGGCGACGAGGGGTGGGGGAGTAACGTCATCGGCCGGCTCGCGACGGATCTGCGGGCGGAGTTCCCGGAGATGAAGGGCTTCTCGCGGGCGAACCTGTTCTACATGCGCCGGTTCGCGGGGGAGTGGCCGGCGGATGCAGTTGTCCAACAGCCTGTTGGACAACTGCCCTGGGGGCACATCACTGTCCTCCTCGACCGGCTCGACGACCACAAGCTCCGGAACTGGTACGCCGCCCAGGCTGCCACGCACGGGTGGTCGCGGAACGTCCTCGAGCATCAGATCCGCTCTGACGCACACACGCGGCTGCAGGCGGCGCCGACGAACTTCGCCGAGGTCCTCCCGCCGGGGGACTCGGATCTGGCGCAGCAGATCACGAAGGACCCGTACGTGTTGGACTTCCTCGCCCTCGACGGCGATGCGAAGGAACGCCACCTCGAGCAGGCCCTTGTCGACCGGATCATCGACACCCTCCGCGAGCTCGGCGAGGGCTTCGCGTTCGTGGGCCGGCAGGTGCACTTCGACGTCGACGGGGACGACTTCTACGTCGACCTGTTGTTCTTCCACGTCGAGCAGCTCCGGTACGTGGTGATTGAGCTCAAGACCGGGAAGTTCAAGCCGGAGTTCCTCGGCCAGCTCGGCTTCTACGTCGCGCTCGTCGACGACAAGCTCCGCCGACCCCAGCACGCCGACACGGTCGGCCTGCTGTTGGTCGCGGACAAGAACGACGCCGTCGTCCGGTACTCCCTCGCCGGGCAGCAGACCCCGATCGGTGTCGCCAGCTACGACCTCCTCCCACCCGCGGTCCGGGCTGCTCTGCCTTCGGAAGTCGACCTCGCAGCTGCACTGACGACGGAGACCGACACCCTCGAGCCCTGA
- a CDS encoding AraC family transcriptional regulator, with the protein MNELMMDRTRLAVRTKEIAAARDAVARTHLTYGLQVGAVDDAPFVFEETVSGTELLSLESTRCTGIVRGEVESGDAVIVTWLKSGCGAVDGKALLRGRPVLYREGRQSLRWAGFQKDVMRIDRETVEQVAAERGGWNPAPLEFKPHHVPEGAPLAAWWLVVRAIAPEILGSTGPVSLERERELVRFAAAGLLTAVPHWPVGQGREAPARTRLTKAEAFLLDHIAERITVDDVAQAAGMSVRGLQGAFQRIHGVSPLFYLKGIRLLLAREQLESGEAESVAAVARSVGLTHLGRFAASYKAEFGQLPGDALRAAAEG; encoded by the coding sequence GTGAACGAATTGATGATGGACCGCACGCGTTTGGCTGTGCGGACCAAGGAGATCGCGGCGGCGCGTGATGCTGTGGCGCGGACCCATCTGACCTACGGGTTGCAGGTGGGCGCTGTTGATGATGCGCCGTTCGTGTTCGAGGAGACCGTGTCGGGGACGGAGCTGTTGTCGTTGGAATCGACGCGGTGCACGGGAATCGTTCGTGGGGAGGTCGAGTCTGGTGACGCCGTGATCGTGACGTGGTTGAAATCCGGCTGTGGCGCCGTGGATGGGAAGGCGCTGCTGCGGGGTCGGCCGGTGCTGTATCGGGAGGGCCGGCAGTCGCTTCGGTGGGCGGGGTTCCAGAAGGATGTGATGCGCATCGACCGGGAAACCGTCGAGCAGGTCGCCGCGGAACGGGGCGGGTGGAACCCGGCACCGTTGGAGTTCAAGCCCCATCACGTGCCGGAAGGGGCGCCGCTCGCGGCGTGGTGGCTGGTTGTGCGTGCGATCGCTCCCGAGATCCTGGGCAGCACCGGACCGGTGTCGCTGGAGCGGGAGCGGGAGCTTGTCCGATTCGCGGCCGCGGGCTTGTTGACCGCGGTCCCGCACTGGCCGGTCGGGCAGGGCCGTGAGGCACCGGCGCGCACCCGGTTGACGAAAGCCGAAGCGTTCCTGCTGGACCACATCGCGGAGCGGATCACCGTCGACGACGTCGCACAGGCCGCGGGCATGAGCGTGCGGGGACTGCAGGGCGCGTTCCAACGCATCCACGGGGTGTCGCCGCTGTTCTATTTGAAGGGCATCCGGCTGCTGCTGGCGCGGGAGCAGCTCGAGTCCGGCGAAGCCGAGTCGGTGGCAGCGGTGGCCCGGTCCGTCGGGCTGACGCACCTCGGCCGGTTCGCGGCGTCCTACAAGGCAGAATTCGGCCAGCTTCCGGGCGACGCGCTGCGGGCCGCCGCCGAGGGTTGA
- a CDS encoding Lsr2 family protein, which yields MAQKVTTHLVDDLTGATIEDGTGKTVQFSFDGGNYEIDLTDDNADALREALSDYVAAARKVTGRSGRGSSSSKPRSNPDELAKIREWATANGHDVSSRGRISQAVRDAYDTAH from the coding sequence ATGGCTCAGAAAGTCACCACGCACCTCGTCGACGACCTCACCGGCGCCACCATCGAAGACGGAACCGGCAAGACCGTGCAGTTCTCGTTCGACGGTGGCAACTACGAGATCGACCTCACCGACGACAACGCCGACGCCCTCCGCGAAGCGCTCTCCGACTACGTCGCCGCCGCACGCAAGGTGACGGGGCGCAGTGGGCGTGGCAGCTCGAGCAGCAAGCCGCGCAGCAACCCCGACGAGCTCGCCAAGATCCGCGAATGGGCCACCGCGAACGGCCACGACGTCTCCTCCCGTGGCCGGATCAGCCAAGCCGTCCGCGACGCCTACGACACCGCCCACTAA